In the genome of Rhodamnia argentea isolate NSW1041297 chromosome 3, ASM2092103v1, whole genome shotgun sequence, one region contains:
- the LOC125314044 gene encoding uncharacterized protein LOC125314044, with product MAEVMQALGAMGELIGQQIRNQNAATAAAVGAPPVAPPAIPPVDVPPVGVVEDRKAQKMVEQFPKLKPPQFTGSGDPEVATQWIEGLEKVFNLLRCSNEDKVVPAVYQLEARERKMAEFFRLRLNQMTVDQYEAKFSELSKYAPRLIEDPEDRARKFGDGLKPEIKSILAPFNLRDYDDLYERAPIVERDLAERTAASGSRFGSSSRFEKRQGKKPMYGGRHNIPPNRRGAINKPVFRRNEVCASCHRDMDLVHARLGMEPRYGCGQLGHRVKDRPQRRLGRQAPQPRVPLRGAAPQNFQNRPQAQGRVFAVTREEAKDSPTVTGTVLLHNQVAYALFDPRCYAFVCS from the exons ATGGCAGAGGTTATGCAAGCTTTAGGAGCTATGGGGGAGTTGATAGGGCAGCAGATAAGGAATCAAAATGCCGCTACCGCCGCTGCTGTTGGAGCCCCACCCGTAGCTCCACCTGCAATTCCGCCGGTGGATGTGCCACCTGTGGGCGTAGTGGAGGATCGTAAGGCTCAAAAGATGGTGGAACAGTTTCCGAAGTTGAAGCCACCGCAGTTCACCGGAAGCGGAGACCCCGAGGTCGCCACCCAATGGATTGAAGGATTGGAGAAAGTGTTCAACTTGCTTAGATGTTCTAATGAGGATAAGGTGGTCCCGGCCGTTTATCAACTAGAGG CTAGAGAGCGTAAGATGGCTGAGTTCTTCCGCCTCCGCCTGAATCAAATGACTGTCGACCAATATGAAGCTAAGTTCTCGGAATTGTCTAAGTATGCCCCGAGGTTGATTGAGGACCCCGAGGATAGGGCTCGAAAGTTCGGGGACGGACTAAAGCCCGAGATTAAGAGTATTCTAGCGCCGTTCAACCTTCGGGACTATGATGACCTTTATGAGAGGGCGCCGATAGTGGAGCGAGACTTAGCCGAGAGAACTGCCGCATCCGGGTCGCGGTTTGGATCCTCAAGTAGATTTGAGAAGAGGCAAGGGAAGAAGCCTATGTATGGGGGCAGACATAACATCCCACCCAATCGCAGAGGAGCGATCAATAAACCCGTTTTCCGCCGTAATGAGGTGTGCGCCTCGTGTCACCGAGACATGGACCTGGTCCATGCCCGTTTAGGAATGGAGCCTCGCTATGGATGTGGCCAGCTGGGCCATCGGGTGAAGGATCGCCCGCAGAGGCGGCTAGGAAGGCAGGCGCCACAACCGAGAGTACCGCTAAGGGGAGCCGCGCCACAAAACTTCCAGAATCGTCCACAGGCTCAAGGAAGGGTGTTTGCTGTCACCCGTgaggaggcgaaggattcgccgaccgttacAGGCACGGTCCTCTTGCATAATCAAGTcgcctatgctttgtttgatccgaGGTGCTACGCATTCGTTTGTTCTTGA
- the LOC125314046 gene encoding F-box protein At5g03100-like — MAETSVHGAIHRECSAPPPSRRDLISGLPDAMIHNIFSFLPIHDVVKTCVLSKRWRPTWTTATDLVFVGYDVYFEPPPDSPLFFPSIVDSVLSQFSSPTVKKFHLTRFMYDEADRPRIDLWLRFAVRRSVEDLRLRLSQRSRFFYVLPEFLYCFSRLVRLDVGKCCFSLDMTIWWPCLKVLSIEDAQLSDDFLGRIFRGCPVLESLVLSSCEGVNNIIIDSLCLKKLVLVSLGFGSYVKKLCAPHLLSLRVIGGNHAGFRLDDVSSLVEADLDFSVESRDPNSKGRDLLRHLLEKVRGVPTITTGGWCLQVLSLLEMDGVPSPLSKCQNLILHAPVNQWDLPGIAYMLRSSQCLEKLVIYLTCFPMVCSFAMVFSIRFLC; from the exons ATGGCGGAGACCTCCGTGCACGGCGCCATCCACCGCGAGTGCTCCGCTCCTCCTCCGAGCCGTAGGGATCTTATCAGCGGCTTGCCCGACGCCATGATCCACAACATCTTCTCTTTTCTGCCCATCCACGACGTCGTCAAGACCTGCGTCCTCTCCAAGCGCTGGCGGCCCACTTGGACCACCGCCACCGACCTTGTCTTCGTTGGATACGATGTATACTTTGAACCCCCGCCTGACAGTCCCTTGTTCTTCCCGTCCATTGTCGACAGCGTCCTGAGTCAGTTCTCCTCCCCCACGGTGAAGAAATTCCACCTCACCCGCTTCATGTACGACGAGGCCGACCGCCCCAGGATCGACCTATGGCTCCGGTTCGCGGTGCGGCGCTCCGTGGAGGATCTCCGCTTGCGGCTGTCTCAACGGTCGCGGTTTTTTTATGTACTGCCGGAGTTCTTGTATTGCTTCAGCCGGTTGGTGCGCCTGGACGTCGGTAAGTGCTGTTTCTCGTTGGATATGACTATTTGGTGGCCTTGTCTTAAGGTCTTGTCGATCGAAGATGCCCAGTTGAGTGATGATTTCCTCGGGCGAATCTTCAGGGGATGTCCTGTTTTGGAGTCCCTTGTGTTGTCCAGCTGCGAGGGCGTGAACAACATTATAATTGATTCGTTATGTTTGAAAAAGTTGGTGCTCGTTAGCCTCGGCTTTGGTTCTTACGTGAAGAAACTTTGCGCCCCGCATTTGCTTTCCTTGCGCGTAATAGGAGGGAATCATGCTGGGTTCAGACTTGACGACGTGTCTTCTTTGGTGGAAGCCGATTTAGATTTTTCCGTTGAAAGTCGGGATCCTAATTCCAAGGGCCGCGACTTGTTGAGGCATCTTCTTGAGAAGGTGCGCGGAGTTCCTACCATCACCACCGGCGGTTGGTGTTTGCAG GTTCTGTCCCTCTTGGAGATGGATGGAGTGCCGtctccattgtcaaaatgtcaGAATCTGATACTACATGCACCAGTTAATCAATGGGACCTTCCCGGGATAGCATACATGCTACGAAGTTCACAGTGCctggaaaaattagtcatataCCTGACTTGCTTCCCGATGGTATGTTCCTTTGCTATGGTATTTTCGATTCGCTTCTTGTGCTGA
- the LOC125314047 gene encoding putative F-box protein At1g49610, with protein sequence MAGELHLHQDAILNPDYISGLPDPLIGHILSFMSTVDAVKTSVLSKRWHSAWTFNPSMDFFLRRGSSRRYSNFVDFVDGVLCTAPRVRKFILHAPWVPLIESVLGRWLEYSVRHGVEEVSVSFFLRRYSMYRLPGCLFRSSTLVDLRLSVQRADFSALNSVDLPSLERLSIQFGELKNDALASLPRGCPVLQFLELKSCQDFSCVVVLTGGFREILIDSHMFECDKPRIPSISAPHVLNLRLLGGSSTKEFAVDELKSLVRAELDFYMTSPTINQTDRNLVKKLLHSLCHVTKLVLSIAEDVEDVPFLLPNCKSLTLNARMHYRDFPGIAILLAISPNLEELSINADYVDYTRATVKCDSVVGNGDEEDYCCQKLCVGLAQQLKRVEIVGLDTDCLELKWVLYLVKYLLGDALALEKWVLKAKRRHESREKLVNPGKLLEFYQQLLCLPRASTNAELILQGVQHDEQKGK encoded by the exons ATGGCCGGGGAACTTCATCTCCATCAAGATGCAATCTTGAACCCCGACTACATCAGCGGATTACCTGACCCCCTAATTGGTCACATCCTGTCTTTCATGAGCACAGTTGATGCCGTCAAGACCAGCGTTTTGTCCAAGCGGTGGCATTCCGCTTGGACCTTCAACCCGTCCATGGATTTCTTTCTACGTCGGGGCAGCAGCCGGCGGTATTCCAATTTTGTGGATTTCGTGGACGGGGTACTCTGCACCGCACCTCGGGTGAGAAAATTCATCCTCCACGCACCTTGGGTCCCGTTGATTGAGTCGGTTCTCGGTAGATGGCTCGAATATTCAGTGCGCCACGGGGTGGAAGAGGTTTCCGTATCGTTTTTCCTCCGGCGTTATAGCATGTATCGTTTACCCGGTTGTTTGTTCCGCTCCAGCACGTTAGTGGATTTGCGATTGTCTGTCCAGAGAGCCGATTTTTCTGCATTGAATTCTGTTGATTTGCCTTCTCTGGAGAGATTGTCCATTCAATTTGGGGAGCTCAAGAACGATGCGCTGGCGAGTCTTCCGAGGGGCTGCCCTGTTCTTCAATTTCTGGAATTGAAAAGCTGTCAAGACTTCTCGTGCGTCGTGGTTCTAACCGGAGGTTTTAGAGAGATCCTTATAGATTCTCACATGTTTGAATGCGATAAACCTCGAATCCCGAGTATTTCGGCTCCCCACGTTCTAAACTTGCGCTTGTTGGGCGGTTCCTCTACGAAGGAGTTCGCAGTGGATGAACTAAAGTCTTTAGTTCGGGCCGAGCTGGATTTCTACATGACTAGTCCTACAATCAATCAGACCGATCGCAATCTAGTCAAGAAGCTTCTCCACAGCCTGTGTCACGTCACCAAATTG GTTCTATCAATTGCGGAAGACGTGGAAGATGTGCCGTTTTTGTTGCCAAATTGCAAGTCCCTAACTCTGAATGCGCGAATGCATTATCGGGATTTTCCTGGTATAGCGATCCTGCTAGCAATCTCGCCTAATTTGGAGGAGCTATCGATAAATGCTGATTATGTTGACTACACTAGGGCCACG GTCAAGTGTGATTCAGTGGTTGGAAACGGTGATGAAGAGGATTATTGCTGTCAGAAGTTGTGTGTCGGTCTGGCTCAACAGCTAAAGAGGGTTGAGATTGTTGGGTTAGACACCGACTGTCTAGAGCTAAAATGGGTGCTTTACTTGGTGAAGTATTTGCTGGGTGATGCACTCGCATTGGAGAAGTGGGTCCTAAAAGCTAAACGACGGCATGAATCGAGAGAAAAGCTTGTTAATCCTGGCAAATTGCTTGAGTTCTACCAGCAACTCCTATGCCTCCCAAGAGCTTCAACGAATGCTGAACTGATTTTACAAGGCGTTCAGCATGACGAGCAGAAAGGCAAGTAG